Proteins found in one Manduca sexta isolate Smith_Timp_Sample1 chromosome 8, JHU_Msex_v1.0, whole genome shotgun sequence genomic segment:
- the LOC115440871 gene encoding ribose-phosphate pyrophosphokinase 2: MKSTVTLEEVVNRLDQALPLTTRMPNIKVFSGSSHPDLAQKIVDRLGIDLGKVVTKKFSNMETCVEIGESVRGEDVYIVQSGSGEINDNLMELLIMINACKIASASRVTAVIPCFPYARQDKKDKSRAPITAKLVANILSVSGADHIITMDLHASQIQGFFDIPVDNLFAEPAVLKWIKENIPDWKTSIVVSPDAGGAKRVTSIADRLNVEFALIHKERKKANEVASMVLVGDVKDRTAILVDDMADTCGTICHAAEKLIEAGATKVYAILTHGIFSGPAISRINNACLEAVVVTNTIPQERHMQECPKIQCIDVSMMLAEAVRRTHNGESVSYLFSNVPY, encoded by the coding sequence ATGAAATCAACGGTAACCTTAGAAGAAGTAGTGAATAGATTAGATCAAGCTCTCCCTCTAACAACAAGGATGCCGAACATCAAGGTCTTCAGCGGTAGCTCGCACCCGGATTTGGCCCAAAAGATCGTCGACCGGCTCGGCATCGATCTGGGCAAAGTGGTAACCAAGAAATTCAGTAACATGGAAACGTGCGTGGAAATCGGCGAGTCGGTTCGTGGCGAGGATGTTTACATCGTGCAGAGCGGCAGCGGCGAGATCAACGACAATCTGATGGAGCTTCTTATTATGATCAACGCTTGTAAAATAGCGTCCGCATCGCGCGTCACCGCCGTCATCCCGTGCTTCCCGTACGCGCGGCAAGACAAGAAGGACAAGAGCCGAGCGCCCATCACTGCCAAACTCGTCGCCAATATCCTGTCCGTGTCTGGAGCGGATCACATTATCACAATGGACCTCCACGCGTCGCAAATCCAAGGATTCTTCGATATACCCGTAGATAACCTCTTCGCTGAGCCCGCCGTGTTGAAATGGATCAAGGAAAATATACCAGACTGGAAAACGAGCATTGTAGTGTCTCCCGATGCGGGTGGCGCCAAGAGAGTGACATCTATCGCGGATCGACTGAATGTAGAATTTGCTCTTATACACAAAGAACGAAAAAAGGCCAATGAAGTTGCATCAATGGTGTTAGTTGGTGATGTTAAGGACCGAACAGCTATCCTGGTTGATGATATGGCAGACACCTGCGGCACTATATGCCATGCTGCAGAGAAATTAATTGAAGCAGGGGCCACAAAGGTCTATGCAATACTAACACATGGTATTTTCTCTGGACCTGCGATTTCGAGGATCAATAATGCATGTTTAGAAGCTGTTGTGGTGACGAACACTATACCGCAGGAGCGGCACATGCAGGAGTGTCCCAAGATCCAGTGCATTGATGTATCCATGATGCTGGCGGAGGCTGTGCGACGTACACACAACGGAGAGTCTGTCTCGTATCTGTTCTCTAATGTTCCATATTAG
- the LOC115440868 gene encoding histone H4 transcription factor, with protein sequence MSDDLEPNPKRVRLLRGMDWLKNQNSETKKSQQNKNDIQFIIQTNADRKKFLLNAAEDEASVPAGVNESSVEPKAVPLNRLRLDKLHMECEWHTCRKKSSDYEEFQKHIQTHISDVKPVVDKNESVEYACLWDVCGHITPDFNEMVRHINFHAYHAKLLAIGFNGRATLKLVRCRKDSSKRNQLPKFIGEHVCMWTGCQLKYSSIQAFFDHIKQHIAHSENLQCSWAGCGAIFNRRTFLTIHMRIHTRERLIACYHCGVHFTCNRKLCDHLRRQNVNPNSAFACSLCGTLCATEYLLNEHARQHVSAYVCALCDMSAPTPAALAHHVRYRHLPPAAARLHACQLCAYRAVTQSDLRKHLRHTHNKEKAVKKAEGSDPDDFSDDSDAESKLRKKKSTKKYACHLCPEKHMKIFSRGYRLTTHLVKEHGAQWPHGHSRFRYQISEDGMYRLTTTRYEVLEVFKKIVDRDSGPNELLTNKFEFKLQQTAEPTETTPRQFEIAFKNETEMEKFEKTIKNDEKKDDKTKVEIVMCDVDEEGNIIRSEVMN encoded by the exons ATGTCTGATGATTTAGAGCCAAATCCAAAACGCGTTAGACTACTTCGTGGCATGGACTGGTTGAAAAACCAAAAtagtgaaacaaaaaaatcacagcaaaacaaaaacgatatacagtttataatacaaacgAATGCCGATAGAAAGAAATTTTTGTTGAACGCTGCGGAGGATGAAGCTAGCGTTCCAGCAGGGGTAAACGAGTCTTCTGTTGAGCCCAAAGCAGTG CCTTTAAACCGTTTGAGGCTGGACAAACTGCATATGGAGTGTGAATGGCACACATGTAGAAAGAAGTCAAGTGATTATGAAGAATTTCAGAAGCACATACAAACCCATATCTCAGATGTGAAGCCTGTTGTCGATAAAAATGAAAGTG tGGAATATGCCTGTCTGTGGGACGTCTGTGGTCACATAACACCCGATTTCAATGAAATGGTGCGACATATTAACTTTCATGCGTACCATGCGAAGTTACTAGCAATAGGCTTCAACGGTCGAGCCACTCTAAAGCTTGTGCGGTGTAGAAAAGATTCAAGCAAAAGAAATCAGTTGCCGAAATTTATTGGTGAACATGTCTGCATGTGGACTGGTTGTCAACTGAAATATAGTTCTATTCAG GCGTTCTTTGACCATATCAAACAGCATATTGCACATTCTGAGAACCTGCAGTGTTCATGGGCAGGTTGTGGGGCTATATTTAACAGGCGGACCTTCCTCACCATACATATGAGAATTCATACCCGAGAGCGCCTTATCGCGTGCTACCATTGCGGTGTCCACTTCACATGTAACAGGAAGCTTTGTGATCATCTCAGGAGACAG AACGTGAATCCGAACTCTGCGTTCGCGTGCTCGCTGTGCGGCACGCTGTGCGCGACGGAGTACCTGCTGAACGAGCACGCGCGCCAGCACGTGTCGGCGTACGTGTGCGCGCTGTGCGACATGTCGGCGCCCACGCCGGCCGCGCTCGCGCACCACGTGCGCTACCGGCAcctgccgcccgccgccgcgcgcctgcACGCCTGCCAGCTCTGCGCGTACCG GGCGGTGACACAATCCGATCTTCGCAAACATCTACGCCATACTCACAATAAAGAAAAAGCTGTAAAGAAAGCTGAGGGAAGTGACCCAGATGATTTTAGCGATGATTCAGATGCAGAAAGCAAACTGAGGAAGAAGAAGTCGACTAAGAAATACGCGTGTCACTTGTGTCCAGAAAAACATATGAAAATCTTCTCCAGAGGTTACAGATTGACTACACATTTAGTGAAAGAGCATGGGGCTCAGTGGCCGCATGGGCATAGCAGGTTTAG GTATCAAATAAGCGAAGATGGCATGTACAGACTGACAACAACAAGATACGAAGTTCTCGAAGTTTTCAAGAAGATTGTGGATCGAGATAGCGGTCCAAACGAATTGCTGACAAACAAATTTGAGTTTAAATTACAACAAACTGCAGAACCAACAGAAACAACACCTAGGCAGTTTGAAATagcatttaaaaatgaaacagaaatggaaaagtttgaaaaaacaataaaaaatgatgaGAAAAAAGACGATAAAACTAAAGTGGAGATTGTCATGTGCGATGTGGATGAGGAAGGGAATATTATTAGATCTGAAGTTatgaattaa
- the LOC115440869 gene encoding spermine oxidase, with protein sequence MDVIVIGCGASGLAAIRKLHDAGLQVLGLEAATRIGGRILTVEYCNGTVDLGAAWCHGEKNNIVFELAEPLGLLGKPDDYENYFMISNGELVPRDVCEEIISVLENEVYEADKNTKSISECVQGAINNHEILQKEPHITNWLTAIYEKLNHLGGEDDPKTGKSLRSLEESHICEGEFMLNWKDKGFKALLSVLLNQYPDPSKEIPVQILRNKEVTNVRWRTSQPGDTTNPLVQVKCKDGSLYAAKSVIITVSVGVLKERHANLFNPPLPKEKLNCINNMQMCILDKIYIEFTKPWWSKACKYQLLWREEDKAQFSDQDRWIAEIFCLETVEYQPNLLRAWMYGKAAAFMEKLSNDEVKTGVNVLLERVLKKRFDVTPVKSVLRSKWGSNPLTRGAYAYRSVTTEENGGGAAILSEPLFHDNGFPVVCFGGEATSHHYHPNVHGAVEAGFREAERLVESFKKL encoded by the exons ATGGACGTAATAGTGATCGGTTGCGGTGCGTCAGGATTGGCAGCGATAAGAAAGCTGCATGACGCTGGTCTCCAGGTCCTGGGCTTGGAGGCGGCCACCAGAATCGGAGGGAGGATACTCACCGTCGAATATTGCAACGGCACTGTAGACTTAGGAGCTGCCTG GTGTCATGgcgaaaaaaacaatatagtaTTTGAATTAGCCGAACCTCTGGGGTTGCTTGGAAAACCTGATGACTATGAGAACTATTTTATGATATCTAATGGAGAATTGGTGCCGAGAGACGTCTGTGAAGAAATAATATCCGTTTTGGAGAACGAAGTCTACGAGgctgataaaaatacaaaatccatTTCGGAATGCGTGCAGGGCGC AATCAACAACCACGAGATCCTCCAAAAGGAACCCCATATAACAAACTGGCTTACGGCTATATATGAGAAACTAAACCATTTGGGAGGCGAAGACGACCCGAAGACCGGCAAATCGTTGAGAAGTCTGGAAGAAAGCCACATTTGCGAGGGGGAATTCATGCTGAATTGGAAGGACAAGGGATTCAAAGCCCTCCTAAGCGTCTTGCTG aatcaATACCCGGATCCCAGCAAAGAGATACCAGTACAAATCCTAAGGAACAAAGAGGTTACAAACGTACGATGGAGGACAAGTCAGCCCGGGGATACCACCAACCCACTCGTGCAAGTCAAGTGCAAAGATGGCAGTCTGTATGCGGCGAAGAGTGTCATAATTACAGTGTCTGTTGGAGTGTTGAAGGAAAG ACACGCAAACCTTTTCAATCCACCATTACCAAAAGAGAAATTAAACTGCATAAACAACATGCAAATGTGTATATTGGATAAAATCTACATAGAATTCACCAAGCCCTGGTGGTCGAAGGCTTGTAAATATCAACTTCTGTGGCGCGAAGAAGATAAAGCCCAGTTCTCGGACCAAGACAGATGGATCGCCGAAATATTTTGCCTCGAAACGGTTGAATACCAGCCGAATTTACTCCGGGCGTGGATGTATGGTAAAGCCGCGGCTTTTATGGAGAAACTAAGCAATGATGAAGTCAAGACTGGAGTAAATGTACTGTTGGAAAGAGTTTTGAAGAAGAGATTTGATGTGACGCCGGTTAAGTCGGTTTTAAG GTCAAAATGGGGTTCAAATCCGCTAACACGAGGCGCGTACGCATACCGCAGTGTTACGACAGAAGAAAATGGCGGCGGGGCGGCCATCTTGAGTGAACCGCTGTTCCATGACAATGGGTTTCCCGTTGTATGTTTCGGAGGAGAAGCCACGTCACATCATTACCATCCGAACGTCCATGGCGCCGTAGAAGCCGGTTTTAGAGAGGCTGAGAGACTCGTGGAGAGTttcaagaaattataa
- the LOC115440870 gene encoding uncharacterized protein LOC115440870, which translates to MVSEFNKCYNLTEIFTEDEVDVIIRKALGNGQWRLVRSDFKQMSDGLTGFLGDHIKGALHIEADGRIFTLFIFIKRMPRNNKPKADFITEHNYYKRERLVFSLFGNLEDFDSNPWIPKGYIYTDELLVLPDLSAEGYASRHHLDTLDLSHVLITATSLARFHAAYANYESKKCVNNVPYNILNDYGDIMEEPTFKESPWLRAAAKLTANFLATFSTKYRSVDLESVLNVLYVEACDSLRDYEDTVNVLLHKDLWMNNIMFKYENGVPVNAILVDFQCLRYAPPAFDLMVFLYLTTSRSFREKHEGEVLRHYYNTFCSLLDDKTTERIRNLGYDKEEFLDWCNRSRMFGMLETITIFPFVLMDPKTAEKTFDDPDTYAKYLHEDRSEPVIAYANKCSVYKERQVEVCEEFVERYVLNDIRQMLVED; encoded by the exons ATGGTCAGTGAATTTAATAAGTGTTACAATCTCACTGAGATTTTTACGGAAGATGAAGTCGATGTTATAATAAGAAAAGCGTTAGGTAATGGACAATGGAGGCTAGTGAGGAGTGACTTCAAGCAGATGTCTGATGGGCTTACGGGTTTTCTGGGGGATCATATTAAGGGTGCTCTGCATATCGAAGCTGATGGAAGAATATTCACATTGTTCATCTTTATAAAACGAATGCCAAGGAATAACAAACCTAAAGCTGATTTTATTACGgagcataattattataagaggGAACGATTGGTGTTTTCATTATTTGGAAATTTGGAGGATTTTG ATTCCAACCCGTGGATTCCTAAGGGATACATTTACACCGATGAGTTGTTGGTATTGCCTGACCTCAGCGCCGAAGGATATGCCTCGCGACATCATCTAGACACCTTAGATTTGTCACATGTCTTGATAACTGCTACTTCCTTAGCCCGCTTCCATGCTGCATATGCGAACTATGAGTCTAAAAAGTGTGTGAATAATGTTCCATACAATATACTGAATGATTATGGCGATATCATGGAAGAACCCACATTCAAAGAATCTCCATGGTTGCGAGCAGCTGCTAAGCTCACAGCGAATTTCTTAGCGACGTTTTCTACTAAATACAGAAGTGTTGACTTGGAGAGTGTGTTAAACGTGTTGTATGTAGAAGCTTGTGATAGTCTCAGAGACTACGAAGACACCGTAAACGTCCTTCTTCATAAAGATTTATGGATGAACAACATAATGTTTAAGTATGAAAATGGTGTTCCAGTAAATGCAATATTAGTCGATTTTCAGTGTCTAAGATATGCCCCTCCAGCCTTTGACTTGATGGTTTTCCTGTATTTGACTACTTCAAGGAGTTTCCGAGAGAAACACGAAGGAGAAGTCTTGCgtcattattataatacctTTTGTAGCTTATTAGACGATAAAACAACAGAAAGAATTAGAAATTTGGGATATGATAAAGAAGAGTTCTTGGATTGGTGTAATAGAAGCAGAATGTTTGGAATGTTGGAAACTATTACAATCTTCCCGTTCGTGCTGATGGATCCAAAGACTGCTGAGAAGACTTTCGATGATCCTGACACTTATGCTAAATATTTGCACGAAGATAGATCGGAACCGGTGATAGCTTATGCCAACAAGTGTTCAGTTTACAAAGAACGGCAGGTGGAAGTCTGCGAAGAGTTCGTTGAAAGATATGTGTTAAATGATATACGTCAAATGCTTGTCGAAGATTAA